In the genome of Flavobacterium panacagri, one region contains:
- a CDS encoding START-like domain-containing protein, producing the protein MESKIRYEIEFPINSSPQLLYQYISTPSGLQEWFADNVNSRGEFFTFIWNDSQEKARLASKKSGEKVKFKWVDESSKDTDYFFELHILVDELTKDVSLMVVDFAEKEELGEAKQLWENQISDLKHLIGSV; encoded by the coding sequence ATGGAGTCAAAAATACGTTACGAAATAGAGTTTCCGATCAATTCTTCGCCGCAATTATTGTATCAATATATATCAACCCCGTCAGGTTTACAAGAATGGTTTGCTGACAATGTTAATTCAAGAGGAGAGTTTTTTACATTTATTTGGAATGATTCACAGGAAAAAGCACGTCTAGCTTCAAAAAAATCTGGCGAAAAAGTAAAATTTAAATGGGTTGACGAAAGCAGTAAAGACACTGATTACTTTTTTGAACTTCATATTTTAGTTGATGAATTGACTAAAGATGTATCATTAATGGTGGTTGATTTTGCCGAAAAAGAAGAATTAGGAGAAGCTAAACAATTGTGGGAGAATCAGATTTCAGACCTAAAACATCTTATAGGTTCTGTTTAG
- a CDS encoding DUF1266 domain-containing protein — protein sequence MILLKLWRALSGLRLNNKEPLNGQQLDYILVSSMYAGQQSAYLNSYATGLSKREITKILQDYWGIYNIENAKETIENLMEKNNDPYTSVLYEAFENKENYVEILKSKLPDEETILDYYVQIYRAISNIIPEVTAQGLFENYSILKETKDAGWNYGRASFIARCCFEMGYLSDNEFKLYLEASYKGLKNHCKTWKEYTSSYIYGRALWGGSHNEGMISIANNLLTNNKSPLKGKNYI from the coding sequence ATGATTTTACTAAAATTATGGAGAGCTCTTTCTGGTTTGCGGTTAAACAATAAAGAACCTTTAAACGGACAACAACTTGATTACATATTAGTTAGTTCAATGTACGCCGGTCAACAATCAGCTTATTTAAACTCTTATGCTACAGGTTTAAGCAAAAGAGAAATAACAAAAATCCTGCAAGATTATTGGGGCATTTACAATATCGAAAATGCAAAAGAAACAATCGAAAACTTAATGGAGAAAAATAATGATCCTTATACTTCTGTTTTGTATGAAGCATTTGAAAATAAAGAAAACTATGTTGAAATTTTAAAATCAAAATTACCTGATGAAGAGACTATATTAGATTACTATGTTCAAATTTACAGAGCCATAAGTAATATAATTCCTGAAGTCACGGCTCAAGGCTTATTTGAAAATTATTCCATACTAAAAGAAACAAAAGATGCTGGATGGAATTACGGTCGAGCTTCTTTTATTGCAAGATGCTGTTTCGAAATGGGCTATTTATCAGATAATGAATTCAAATTGTATTTAGAAGCAAGTTACAAGGGTCTAAAAAACCATTGCAAAACATGGAAAGAATATACTTCTAGTTATATTTATGGCAGAGCTTTATGGGGCGGTTCACATAATGAAGGTATGATTTCTATTGCCAATAATTTATTGACCAATAATAAGAGCCCGCTAAAGGGCAAAAACTATATCTAA
- a CDS encoding type II toxin-antitoxin system HicB family antitoxin, with protein MAIKVKIERSSDGSFWGTTQNVPGVIASDGDTIDEMKDNLKEAVELYLETAKDHDKETYEAYVKGFEFEYDVEISEIFNIFEVINKSVFAKSIGVNPSLFRQYTTSKKQTYISEKRAKEIEEGLHKLGKELLSIKL; from the coding sequence ATGGCAATCAAAGTAAAGATTGAAAGATCTTCTGATGGTAGCTTCTGGGGTACAACACAAAATGTGCCAGGAGTTATTGCATCTGATGGAGATACTATCGATGAAATGAAAGACAACTTAAAAGAAGCAGTAGAATTATATTTGGAGACTGCAAAAGATCACGACAAAGAAACTTATGAAGCTTACGTCAAAGGTTTTGAATTTGAGTATGATGTGGAAATATCAGAAATTTTCAATATATTTGAAGTTATCAATAAGTCAGTATTTGCAAAAAGTATAGGAGTTAATCCATCATTATTTAGACAATATACTACATCTAAAAAACAAACATATATATCAGAAAAAAGAGCAAAAGAAATTGAGGAAGGTTTACATAAATTAGGTAAAGAGCTTCTCTCAATTAAACTATAA
- a CDS encoding type II toxin-antitoxin system HicA family toxin, producing MSSKDLFKLLEDDGWILDRVKGSHHVFRHPTKEGIVVLPHPRKDIPKGTESNILRQAGLK from the coding sequence ATGAGTTCAAAGGATTTGTTTAAGCTGTTGGAAGATGATGGTTGGATTCTCGACCGAGTAAAAGGTAGCCATCATGTGTTTCGACACCCAACGAAAGAAGGTATTGTTGTTCTTCCTCATCCGAGAAAGGATATTCCGAAAGGAACCGAAAGCAATATTTTGAGACAAGCGGGACTGAAGTAG
- a CDS encoding PLP-dependent aminotransferase family protein: MKNNQTLYLKIAKIIEDQIHNETLVLGDKLPSVRSAQKLYNVSLNTIKQAYLELESRSLIESRPKMGYYVSKSAIRTTALPSIASINNHETKNTPEELIDKVFSTLNKTDVTQFALGLPGKNFLPIAKLNKGIINAVRNRDDAGTAYEPVQGSESLRRAIAKWALVMEGKITEDDLIITSGAMHAMYNALMAVTSPGDSVAVESPAYFGILQAIKALGLKAVEIPTHPLYGLDLEALKKVLPEIKACCFITNFNNPMGFQMPDENKRELVKLITQYNVPLIEDDLYGNLYFGSERPKPCKFYDEAGLVLWIGSVSKTLAPGYRVGWIAPGKFKDKIIRQKLVQTVCNSSLFSDVISDFLEHGRYDHHLRTFRNKLYTNYLQINRAVETYFPDNTKIAQPKGGFMLWLELDKRISTTELYTTALSQKINFAPGRIFSQYNQYNNCMRLTYALEWNERVESDLEKLGRIIKNSI, translated from the coding sequence ATGAAGAACAATCAAACATTATATTTAAAAATTGCCAAAATTATCGAGGATCAGATTCACAATGAAACTTTGGTACTTGGCGACAAACTGCCTTCTGTTCGAAGTGCACAGAAACTTTATAATGTTAGTTTAAATACCATCAAGCAGGCTTATTTGGAACTGGAGAGTCGTTCACTTATAGAATCACGCCCAAAAATGGGTTATTATGTGAGTAAAAGTGCGATACGTACCACGGCGCTTCCCAGCATTGCGAGCATAAATAATCACGAAACTAAAAATACTCCTGAGGAACTTATCGATAAAGTTTTCAGCACCCTTAACAAAACAGATGTGACACAGTTTGCACTTGGATTACCCGGAAAAAATTTCCTTCCAATTGCTAAACTTAATAAAGGGATTATCAATGCTGTTCGCAACAGAGACGATGCCGGAACTGCCTACGAACCGGTTCAGGGATCTGAAAGTCTTCGGCGTGCCATTGCAAAATGGGCGCTTGTTATGGAAGGGAAAATTACAGAAGATGATCTTATCATTACCTCTGGTGCCATGCATGCTATGTACAATGCGTTAATGGCTGTAACTTCTCCCGGAGATAGTGTTGCTGTAGAAAGTCCTGCCTATTTTGGAATACTTCAAGCAATTAAAGCTTTAGGTTTAAAAGCAGTTGAAATTCCAACGCATCCTTTATATGGACTGGATCTTGAGGCTTTAAAAAAAGTACTTCCCGAAATTAAGGCTTGTTGTTTTATTACTAATTTCAATAATCCGATGGGTTTTCAAATGCCTGACGAGAATAAACGGGAATTGGTTAAATTGATAACACAATACAATGTTCCGTTGATTGAAGATGATCTTTACGGAAATTTATATTTTGGTTCAGAGCGTCCAAAACCTTGTAAATTCTACGACGAAGCTGGATTGGTTTTATGGATTGGGTCTGTTTCTAAAACTCTTGCGCCCGGATATCGTGTCGGATGGATTGCTCCGGGAAAATTTAAAGATAAAATTATACGCCAGAAACTGGTGCAAACCGTTTGTAATTCTTCTTTGTTTTCGGATGTTATTAGCGACTTTCTGGAACACGGACGTTACGATCATCATCTTAGAACTTTTAGAAATAAACTTTACACCAATTACCTCCAAATTAATCGTGCTGTAGAAACTTATTTTCCTGACAATACTAAAATTGCGCAACCAAAAGGCGGTTTTATGCTTTGGCTCGAACTCGATAAAAGAATCTCAACAACAGAATTATATACCACTGCCCTATCTCAAAAAATCAATTTTGCGCCCGGAAGAATCTTTTCGCAATACAATCAATACAATAATTGCATGAGACTTACTTATGCTCTGGAATGGAATGAACGCGTGGAATCTGATTTGGAAAAATTAGGCAGAATAATAAAGAATAGCATTTAA
- a CDS encoding GNAT family N-acetyltransferase, which produces MKNNVQIETYTPKYKESFKDLNIEWISNYFEVEPNDIKALDHAEDYIIEKGGEIFSAVLNDEVLGVCALIKSNTKDYDYELAKMAVSPKAQGKGVGLLLAKEAIKWASEKGASKIYLESNTKLQPAIKLYEKLGFKEIKGISSSYNRVDIQMMLVLNS; this is translated from the coding sequence ATGAAAAATAACGTTCAAATAGAAACTTATACTCCCAAATACAAAGAAAGTTTCAAGGATTTAAATATCGAATGGATTTCGAATTATTTTGAAGTTGAACCCAATGACATCAAAGCGCTCGATCATGCCGAAGATTATATTATTGAAAAAGGAGGCGAAATTTTTTCAGCTGTTTTAAACGATGAAGTCTTGGGAGTTTGTGCTTTAATCAAAAGCAATACTAAAGATTACGATTACGAATTGGCAAAAATGGCCGTAAGTCCAAAAGCACAAGGAAAAGGAGTTGGATTATTACTCGCGAAAGAAGCTATAAAATGGGCTTCTGAAAAAGGTGCTTCCAAAATTTATCTGGAAAGCAATACCAAACTTCAGCCTGCAATTAAATTATACGAAAAACTAGGTTTTAAAGAAATTAAAGGCATTTCATCAAGTTACAACAGAGTGGATATTCAGATGATGCTTGTTCTTAATTCTTAG
- a CDS encoding type 1 glutamine amidotransferase, with protein sequence MNIHIIQHETYEAPGAYLNWATERNYNLSFSKVYENDKLPANIDFIDLLIVMGGPQSPNTTLDECPHFDALGEIALIQKCITAKKAVVGVCLGSQLIGEAFGAKFNHSPEKEIGVFSITLTEDGIKDEKVNHFGSVLNVGHWHNDMPGLTKESKVLAVSEGCPVQIVSYSNLVYGFQCHMELTTEVVGLLIESETDLLAKSKQYQFVQNPETILAYNYSEMNEKLFQFLDKLVEAYKNQNSL encoded by the coding sequence ATGAATATCCATATTATACAACACGAAACATACGAAGCTCCCGGCGCTTATCTCAATTGGGCAACAGAACGAAATTATAATCTGTCTTTTTCTAAAGTATATGAAAATGATAAACTGCCAGCCAACATCGATTTTATAGACTTGCTGATTGTGATGGGTGGCCCGCAAAGTCCAAATACCACTCTTGATGAATGCCCTCATTTTGATGCATTAGGAGAAATTGCTTTAATACAAAAATGTATTACCGCTAAAAAAGCTGTTGTTGGAGTTTGTTTGGGTTCTCAGCTAATTGGCGAAGCTTTTGGTGCAAAATTCAACCATAGTCCAGAAAAAGAAATTGGAGTATTTTCTATTACATTAACTGAAGATGGAATAAAAGACGAAAAAGTAAATCATTTTGGTTCAGTTCTAAATGTGGGACATTGGCATAACGATATGCCAGGTTTAACAAAAGAAAGTAAGGTTCTGGCTGTAAGCGAAGGCTGTCCTGTTCAGATTGTTTCGTATTCGAATCTTGTTTATGGTTTTCAGTGTCATATGGAATTGACAACAGAAGTAGTTGGTCTTTTAATTGAAAGTGAAACTGATTTATTAGCTAAAAGCAAGCAATATCAATTTGTTCAAAATCCTGAAACGATTTTAGCTTATAATTACAGTGAAATGAATGAAAAACTTTTTCAATTTCTGGATAAACTTGTAGAAGCTTACAAAAACCAGAATTCACTTTAA
- a CDS encoding DUF2339 domain-containing protein, producing the protein MENFILFALIVCIVVLFNKFNSLKEENDHLDSLYRKNRDDFNTLKNELAEIKRQLSQSDFIPENPKPVIEEREIILEPVEEVFSPVVTDSFVVSEEVQNEKEVIEESIEPVVSFESASIPVLDKTEISAQKETPELEEVLETPSFSALESKPETQVREEEVYVESAFSLFMKKLEQQFVENWTGILGTAIMVLGIGYLSIYTALKVSPMFRILILWLYAGILVGSYYFLEKKEKWFKTGLWLRSAGASLFLFGCFGASQIPALTFITNIPIAYSLIGFGIALNLYVGYIIKQQTFLSLHVILSILILCVIPEKLLITFLLASLTATAGIILSYKEKWEYHLLIVISGFIIFDIWFTQGANALTSTENLFAIIGIILVSVSCMYMQYRSIYADTRFDRIAFITHLTNWVLFAAGLILHSTGSKIKIFVLLVAGILCLFATLFARKKKIFWLYHLDGMVSFILFSLSMIMLNDWKIGYDIIICGLYFLIVTCLFIVYKNKETLLHKIFLVINHIFCVFIFIFFISHINPFFVQTYITNTFAALIVLVITSLMVPVFCSVKKEFLEVDAFISKQNLSLNGIFSVVASILFFISWYHTIEISFYYPIVFIALLWCSLRFKFETNTFDLGRFVFLLIAIGVGLTLILVEPKSNLDLLFALGIIVVITLNWFVKSFYKDDSIVKTIGIIGVNALLLSIEYKYLTSDNIIQIFGLLAIALLNHEFLWIQFKQKRLSVGNQILLYGFCLAFSVFGSLLFLHNTRFLNNTEIGLIAVGISLIEVYIFFGEKIRNKSNEIISGWKNFNVLNSDFILFNALVFGFSCVEMNYIPVYLGVLALITFWIFQKIESINRFNIYSFVLLIGTVMLSIYLSAFELNATNQIVLYVVETVSVLLSVVYVYLQTKSPREEGKMFIAVLPIIQNLWVIALLFIQVEIVYLPLLFMILAIVNFSLILYRKIVLASESVLVIGVLAILTSVFYNIKTLNAFTLLDWMLQISAVALLIALTFLIHKKEFIKSLQLDYQIVINVWLSIIMFSQLEHKWLPVFWAATAIVNAWLYYKKIGSKKEISIVYYLLANFHLAFVSFNYFESKFEFVYLIIFALLALYVFIVYKFIEEFPFKNSIIIYPATFSIGLFLYLTFDKGILTFFWILESLGLLILGIMLKEKYFRYVSLSLVGVCVIRLMFFDLSNSDFLIRALVLLGVGVVLLVMNTLFKKYKHRFD; encoded by the coding sequence ATGGAGAATTTTATTCTTTTTGCCTTAATCGTGTGCATTGTCGTCTTGTTTAATAAGTTTAATAGCTTAAAAGAAGAAAACGATCATCTGGATTCACTTTACAGAAAAAACAGAGACGATTTTAATACTTTAAAAAATGAGTTAGCCGAAATCAAAAGGCAACTCTCACAATCTGATTTTATTCCTGAAAATCCAAAACCTGTAATTGAGGAACGAGAAATTATTCTGGAACCTGTAGAAGAAGTTTTCTCGCCCGTTGTTACAGATTCATTTGTGGTTAGCGAGGAAGTTCAAAATGAAAAAGAGGTTATTGAAGAATCCATTGAGCCAGTGGTAAGTTTTGAATCTGCCTCAATTCCTGTATTAGACAAAACTGAAATTTCAGCGCAAAAAGAAACTCCAGAATTAGAAGAAGTTTTAGAAACTCCTTCGTTTAGTGCTTTAGAATCCAAGCCAGAAACGCAGGTTCGTGAAGAAGAAGTTTATGTAGAAAGTGCTTTTTCCCTTTTCATGAAAAAGCTGGAACAGCAGTTTGTCGAAAACTGGACGGGAATTCTTGGAACGGCAATTATGGTTTTAGGAATTGGCTATTTAAGCATTTACACGGCTTTGAAAGTGTCGCCAATGTTTAGAATTTTAATTCTTTGGTTGTATGCGGGAATTTTGGTTGGATCATACTATTTTCTGGAGAAAAAAGAAAAATGGTTTAAAACAGGACTTTGGTTACGCAGTGCGGGAGCGAGTTTGTTTTTGTTTGGCTGTTTTGGTGCTTCGCAAATTCCAGCATTGACTTTTATAACTAATATCCCAATTGCTTATTCGCTAATCGGATTCGGGATTGCGCTCAATTTGTATGTCGGCTATATTATAAAACAGCAGACCTTTTTATCTCTTCATGTGATTTTAAGTATCTTAATTTTATGTGTAATTCCGGAGAAACTCTTAATTACATTTTTATTGGCTTCGTTAACTGCAACAGCGGGAATTATCTTGTCTTATAAAGAAAAATGGGAATATCATTTATTAATTGTTATTTCAGGCTTTATCATATTTGATATTTGGTTTACGCAGGGCGCAAATGCTTTGACTTCAACAGAAAATCTTTTTGCGATAATAGGAATTATTTTGGTTTCAGTAAGCTGTATGTACATGCAGTACAGAAGTATTTATGCCGATACTCGCTTTGATAGAATTGCTTTTATTACACATTTAACCAATTGGGTTTTATTTGCGGCAGGTTTAATATTACATTCTACAGGCAGTAAAATCAAGATTTTTGTTTTGCTAGTGGCGGGGATACTTTGCCTTTTTGCGACACTTTTTGCCAGAAAGAAAAAGATTTTTTGGCTGTATCATTTAGACGGAATGGTCTCTTTTATCCTTTTTTCTCTAAGTATGATTATGCTTAACGATTGGAAAATTGGTTACGATATTATTATTTGTGGTCTGTACTTTTTAATTGTCACTTGTCTATTCATCGTTTATAAAAACAAAGAAACATTACTACATAAAATATTTTTAGTGATCAATCATATTTTTTGTGTGTTTATTTTCATCTTTTTTATTTCGCATATTAATCCGTTTTTTGTTCAAACCTATATAACAAACACTTTTGCTGCGCTGATAGTACTTGTAATTACATCATTAATGGTTCCAGTTTTTTGCTCAGTAAAAAAAGAATTTTTGGAGGTTGATGCTTTTATTTCAAAACAAAACTTGAGTTTAAACGGAATTTTCTCTGTTGTGGCCTCCATATTGTTTTTTATAAGCTGGTATCATACTATCGAAATTTCATTCTACTATCCAATTGTGTTTATTGCTTTACTGTGGTGTTCTTTACGATTTAAATTCGAAACAAATACTTTTGATCTTGGCCGATTTGTGTTTTTATTAATTGCTATTGGTGTGGGATTAACTTTGATTCTGGTAGAGCCAAAATCAAATTTAGATCTTCTTTTTGCTTTAGGAATTATCGTTGTAATAACGCTTAACTGGTTTGTGAAATCTTTTTACAAAGACGATTCAATTGTCAAAACAATCGGAATTATTGGGGTAAATGCTTTACTTCTTTCGATTGAGTACAAATATTTAACATCGGATAATATTATTCAGATTTTTGGATTGTTAGCAATCGCTTTATTGAATCATGAATTTTTATGGATTCAGTTTAAGCAGAAACGACTTTCTGTAGGAAACCAAATCTTATTATATGGTTTTTGTCTTGCTTTTTCGGTATTTGGAAGTTTGTTGTTTTTACATAATACGAGATTCTTAAATAATACTGAAATCGGATTAATTGCCGTTGGGATTTCTTTAATTGAAGTTTATATTTTCTTTGGAGAAAAAATCAGAAATAAATCAAACGAAATTATTTCAGGCTGGAAAAATTTCAACGTCCTAAATTCTGATTTTATTCTTTTTAATGCTTTGGTGTTTGGTTTTTCTTGTGTCGAGATGAACTACATTCCTGTTTATTTAGGAGTTTTAGCATTAATTACTTTTTGGATTTTTCAAAAAATCGAAAGCATCAATCGCTTCAATATTTATTCTTTTGTACTTTTAATTGGCACTGTGATGCTGAGTATTTATTTAAGTGCTTTTGAGTTGAATGCAACCAATCAAATCGTTCTTTATGTTGTAGAAACAGTCAGTGTTTTATTGTCTGTTGTTTATGTCTATCTGCAAACTAAAAGTCCGAGAGAAGAAGGAAAAATGTTTATTGCAGTTTTGCCTATCATTCAAAATTTATGGGTAATTGCTTTATTGTTTATTCAGGTAGAAATCGTTTATCTGCCTTTGTTATTTATGATTTTGGCAATAGTTAATTTTAGTTTAATTCTTTACAGAAAAATAGTTTTGGCATCAGAATCGGTTTTGGTTATAGGAGTTTTAGCTATTTTAACATCTGTCTTTTATAACATTAAAACCCTTAACGCTTTCACTTTGTTGGACTGGATGCTGCAAATTTCGGCAGTTGCATTGTTGATCGCATTAACTTTCCTGATCCACAAAAAAGAATTTATCAAATCTTTACAGCTTGACTATCAAATTGTGATAAACGTTTGGCTTTCGATTATTATGTTCTCGCAATTGGAACACAAATGGCTTCCAGTATTTTGGGCAGCAACAGCGATTGTAAATGCTTGGCTTTATTACAAAAAGATTGGCAGTAAAAAAGAAATTAGTATTGTTTATTATTTATTGGCTAATTTTCATTTGGCCTTTGTTAGTTTCAACTATTTTGAATCCAAATTCGAGTTTGTTTATCTCATTATATTTGCGCTTTTGGCATTGTATGTTTTTATTGTTTACAAATTCATCGAAGAGTTTCCATTCAAAAACAGTATTATTATTTATCCGGCAACTTTTAGTATTGGATTGTTTTTATATCTCACATTCGACAAAGGAATTTTAACGTTCTTCTGGATTTTAGAATCTTTAGGATTGTTAATTCTTGGAATTATGCTGAAAGAAAAGTATTTCCGCTACGTTTCTCTTTCTTTGGTTGGAGTCTGCGTCATACGATTAATGTTTTTTGATCTTTCGAATTCTGATTTCTTAATCAGGGCATTAGTTTTATTGGGAGTAGGAGTAGTGCTTTTGGTTATGAATACCTTATTCAAGAAATACAAACACCGATTTGATTAA
- a CDS encoding RNA polymerase sigma factor, with protein sequence MDNKKFILSLKKGNEEAFKKVYFDYYDKLINIARRFNLTVLTPDDFVQESLLRLYNKRDLLNEDVLFDKQLYTICKNIIINHVNRENKIVQLDPFQVDILDEEQDSGIFEERKEKLQNFIDQLPEQQQKIFTLHKLENLSYKEIAEMTDLSEKTIANHIYLASKFIRKKIENH encoded by the coding sequence ATGGACAATAAAAAGTTTATTTTAAGTTTGAAAAAAGGGAATGAGGAAGCCTTCAAAAAGGTTTACTTCGACTACTATGATAAACTGATAAACATTGCCAGACGATTTAATCTTACGGTTCTTACGCCAGATGACTTTGTTCAGGAAAGTCTTTTAAGATTATATAATAAAAGAGATTTACTTAACGAAGATGTTTTGTTTGACAAGCAATTATATACCATCTGTAAAAACATTATTATCAATCATGTGAACAGAGAAAACAAAATTGTACAGCTTGATCCTTTTCAAGTTGACATCTTAGATGAAGAACAAGATTCAGGAATTTTTGAAGAAAGAAAAGAAAAACTGCAAAACTTCATAGATCAGCTTCCTGAACAGCAGCAAAAAATATTCACTTTACACAAACTGGAAAACCTTAGCTATAAGGAGATTGCAGAAATGACGGATCTTTCTGAGAAGACCATAGCCAATCATATTTATCTCGCCAGTAAATTTATTCGAAAAAAAATCGAAAACCATTAG
- a CDS encoding FecR family protein, with the protein MEKENFDDEFDKIWNAPPASHSDEIKKTSWEKFHSKAFAEKKRKSQPWRYLAAASVLLFVLIGTGIYFNNQPLEKNTIASTENIIENTTSKIKYVILPDSSKVELSPNSKISYGNNFALNRKIQIDGEAYFKVKKDKQHPFQVFCNETTTTVLGTSFIVKEAENEQITVELFEGSVQMNVKGQDQKWILKPGEKFTYGNQTASVTEFSRFVDFENEKLTNLSKYIEENYGYKVILPSEYLNQKITIRINKKEDLKTIVQLISEMYNLNFEINEDLKQITFQ; encoded by the coding sequence ATGGAAAAGGAAAATTTTGATGATGAGTTTGATAAAATATGGAACGCCCCTCCTGCTTCACATTCAGATGAAATAAAAAAAACTTCGTGGGAAAAATTTCATTCTAAGGCTTTCGCCGAAAAGAAACGCAAATCGCAGCCGTGGCGTTATCTCGCTGCAGCATCTGTATTGCTTTTCGTTTTGATTGGAACTGGAATTTATTTCAACAATCAGCCTTTGGAAAAAAATACAATTGCCTCAACAGAAAATATAATTGAAAATACAACTTCAAAAATTAAATATGTGATTCTGCCAGACAGTTCGAAAGTAGAATTAAGTCCGAACTCTAAAATTTCTTACGGCAACAATTTTGCTTTAAACAGAAAAATTCAAATTGACGGCGAAGCTTATTTTAAAGTCAAAAAAGACAAACAGCATCCTTTTCAGGTTTTTTGCAATGAAACAACAACTACGGTTTTAGGAACATCCTTTATTGTAAAAGAAGCTGAAAATGAACAAATAACTGTTGAACTTTTTGAAGGAAGCGTTCAAATGAATGTAAAAGGTCAGGATCAAAAATGGATTTTAAAACCAGGCGAGAAATTCACGTATGGAAATCAAACTGCTTCGGTAACCGAATTCAGCCGTTTTGTAGATTTTGAAAACGAAAAGCTAACCAACCTAAGCAAATATATAGAAGAAAACTATGGTTATAAAGTTATTCTTCCAAGTGAATACCTGAATCAGAAAATCACAATCCGAATCAATAAAAAAGAAGATTTAAAAACAATTGTACAATTAATATCAGAAATGTATAACCTAAACTTTGAGATCAATGAAGATTTAAAGCAGATTACTTTTCAGTAG